A section of the Helicobacter pylori genome encodes:
- the rimO gene encoding 30S ribosomal protein S12 methylthiotransferase RimO, which yields MQVKENKQLCLISLGCSKNLVDSEVMLGKLYNYTLTNDAKNADVILINTCGFIESAKQESIQTILNAAKDKKKGALLIASGCLSERYKDEIKELIPEVDIFTGVGDYDKIDILIAKKQNQFSEQVFLSEHYNVRIITGSSVHAYVKISEGCNQKCSFCAIPSFKGKLQSRELDSILKEVEDLALKGYKDMTFIAQDSSSFLYDKGQKDGLIQLIKAIDKQQALKSARILYLYPSSTTLELIGAIEDSLIFQNYFDMPIQHISDSMLKKMRRNSSQAHHLKLLNAMKQVKESFIRSTIIVGHPEENEGEFEELSAFLDEFRFDRLNIFAFSAEENTHAYSLEKVPKKIINARIKALNKIALKHQNHSFKALLNKPIKALVENKEGEYFYKARDLRWAPEVDGEILINDSALTTPLQPGHYTIMPSAFKDNILLAKVLSPF from the coding sequence ATGCAAGTTAAAGAAAACAAACAACTCTGCCTAATCTCATTAGGTTGCTCTAAAAACTTGGTGGATTCAGAAGTGATGCTAGGCAAGCTTTATAACTACACGCTCACTAATGACGCTAAAAACGCCGATGTGATCCTTATCAATACTTGCGGATTTATTGAAAGCGCTAAACAAGAGAGTATCCAAACCATTCTCAACGCCGCTAAAGACAAAAAAAAAGGAGCGCTTTTGATTGCGAGCGGGTGCTTGAGCGAGCGCTATAAAGATGAAATCAAAGAGTTGATCCCTGAAGTGGATATTTTTACCGGCGTGGGGGATTATGACAAAATTGATATTTTGATCGCTAAAAAACAAAACCAATTCAGCGAGCAAGTGTTTTTAAGCGAGCATTATAACGTGCGCATCATCACAGGATCAAGCGTGCATGCTTATGTTAAAATTTCTGAGGGCTGTAACCAAAAATGCTCTTTTTGTGCTATCCCTAGCTTTAAGGGGAAATTGCAAAGCAGGGAATTAGACTCCATTTTAAAAGAAGTAGAAGATCTGGCTCTTAAAGGCTATAAGGATATGACTTTTATCGCTCAAGATTCTAGCTCATTTTTATACGATAAGGGGCAAAAAGACGGCTTGATCCAGCTCATTAAGGCGATTGACAAACAGCAAGCCTTAAAGAGCGCTCGTATTTTATATCTCTACCCCTCTAGCACCACTTTAGAGCTGATTGGTGCGATTGAAGACTCGCTTATTTTTCAAAATTATTTTGACATGCCCATCCAGCATATCAGCGACTCCATGCTTAAAAAAATGCGGCGCAACTCCAGCCAAGCGCACCATTTAAAGCTTTTAAACGCCATGAAACAGGTTAAAGAAAGCTTTATAAGAAGCACGATCATTGTAGGGCATCCAGAAGAGAATGAGGGCGAATTTGAAGAATTGAGCGCGTTTTTAGACGAGTTCCGGTTTGACAGATTGAATATTTTTGCTTTCAGCGCGGAAGAAAACACGCATGCCTATTCTTTAGAGAAAGTGCCTAAAAAAATCATTAACGCCCGCATTAAAGCCTTGAATAAAATCGCTTTAAAACACCAAAACCATTCTTTTAAGGCTTTGTTAAATAAGCCCATTAAGGCGTTAGTGGAAAATAAAGAGGGCGAATATTTTTACAAAGCAAGGGATCTCAGGTGGGCGCCTGAAGTGGATGGGGAAATTTTAATCAATGACAGCGCCTTAACCACCCCTTTACAACCCGGACATTACACGATTATGCCTAGTGCGTTTAAAGACAATATCTTACTCGCTAAGGTTTTAAGCCCTTTTTAA
- a CDS encoding Mur ligase family protein: MQSLSWLNLAFRWLFITGLGYYIMTLLQWYHYSVFRILTKHHKMRWHGIYFLLPLGVFILSYAFTMPFVFDFFCGVIQMPMLIVWAKRNDKPLVFTPRVKRFFIFLLLFLILHEILNAELVPLNGISLALGYLCLFIFVLSASLIFEKVLSKQYLQTAKDKIASLKNLKVIAITGSFGKTSTKNFLLQILQTTFNTHASPKSVNTLLGLANDINQNLDDRSEIYIAEAGARNKGDIQEITRLIEPHLAVVAEVGEQHLEYFKTLENICETKAELLDSKRLEKAFCYSVEKIKPYAPKDSPLIDYSSLVKNIQSTLKGTSFEMLIGSVWESFETKVLGKFNAYNIASAILIAKHLGLETERIKRLVLELNPTAHRLQLLEVNQKIIIDDSFNGNLKGMLEGIRLASLYEGRKVIVTPGLVESNTESNETLAQKIDEVFDVAIITGELNSKTIASQLKTPQKILLKDKAQLENILQATTIQGDLILFANDAPNYI; this comes from the coding sequence ATGCAAAGTCTTAGTTGGCTGAATTTAGCGTTTCGTTGGCTCTTTATAACAGGGCTTGGTTATTATATAATGACTTTATTGCAGTGGTATCATTACAGCGTGTTTAGGATCTTAACCAAGCACCACAAAATGCGTTGGCATGGGATTTATTTTTTATTGCCTTTAGGGGTGTTTATCCTATCGTATGCTTTCACAATGCCGTTTGTTTTTGATTTTTTTTGCGGCGTTATTCAAATGCCCATGCTCATTGTTTGGGCCAAACGCAACGACAAACCTTTAGTTTTCACGCCAAGGGTGAAGCGCTTTTTTATCTTCTTATTATTATTTTTAATCTTGCATGAAATCTTAAATGCAGAATTAGTCCCTTTGAATGGGATTTCGCTCGCGCTAGGCTATTTGTGTTTATTCATATTTGTTTTAAGCGCTTCTTTAATCTTTGAAAAAGTCTTATCCAAGCAGTATTTGCAAACCGCTAAAGATAAAATCGCCTCTTTAAAAAATTTAAAAGTCATCGCCATTACCGGAAGCTTTGGGAAAACCAGCACCAAAAATTTCTTGCTTCAAATCTTACAAACCACATTCAACACGCATGCAAGCCCCAAAAGCGTCAATACCCTTTTAGGGCTTGCGAATGATATTAACCAGAATTTAGACGATAGGAGTGAAATCTATATCGCTGAAGCCGGGGCAAGGAATAAGGGCGATATTCAAGAAATCACCCGCCTCATTGAACCGCACCTTGCCGTGGTCGCAGAAGTGGGCGAACAGCATTTAGAATATTTTAAAACTTTAGAAAATATTTGCGAGACTAAAGCGGAATTATTGGATTCCAAACGCTTAGAAAAAGCCTTTTGTTACTCTGTAGAAAAAATCAAGCCCTATGCCCCTAAAGATAGCCCTTTAATAGACTATTCTAGCCTGGTTAAAAACATCCAATCCACTTTAAAAGGCACTTCTTTTGAAATGCTTATAGGTAGCGTTTGGGAAAGCTTTGAAACAAAAGTTTTAGGCAAATTCAACGCTTATAATATCGCTTCAGCCATTTTAATCGCTAAGCATTTAGGCTTAGAAACAGAAAGGATCAAACGGCTTGTTTTGGAACTCAACCCCACTGCCCATCGTTTGCAACTTTTGGAAGTGAATCAAAAAATCATTATAGACGATAGCTTTAATGGGAATTTAAAGGGCATGTTAGAAGGCATTCGTTTAGCGAGTTTGTATGAAGGGCGTAAAGTCATTGTAACACCGGGATTAGTGGAAAGCAATACAGAAAGTAATGAAACTTTAGCGCAAAAAATAGACGAGGTTTTTGATGTCGCTATCATCACAGGGGAGTTGAATTCCAAAACGATTGCTTCACAATTGAAAACCCCCCAAAAAATCTTACTCAAGGATAAGGCGCAATTGGAAAATATCTTACAAGCCACCACGATTCAAGGCGATTTGATCTTATTCGCTAATGACGCCCCTAATTACATTTAG
- a CDS encoding pyridoxal-phosphate-dependent aminotransferase family protein, translating into MLLFTPGPVAINEEMRSSFSQPMPHHRTKDFEKIFQSVRENLKKMTGLEEVLLLSSSGTGAMEASVISLCQKELLFVNAGKFGERFGKIAKAHSIKAHELVYEWDTPAQVDEILNVLKANPNIDAFCIQACESSGGLRHPIEKIAQAIKETNPNVFVIVDAITALGVEPLEITHVDALIGGSQKAFMLPPAMSLIALSQKAIDRIEERDVGFYFNLKSELKNQRNNTTSYTAPILHTLGLQRYFELVQNLGGFEVLYQETKRVALATQKAVLALGLKIFPKSPSLSMTTIVSEHAKELKNLLKEKYQVQFAGGQEPYKDALIRINHMGIIPVYKSAYALNALELALNDLDLREFDGVANTTFLKQYYEI; encoded by the coding sequence ATGTTGCTTTTCACTCCAGGCCCTGTAGCCATTAATGAAGAGATGCGCTCAAGCTTTTCTCAGCCAATGCCCCACCACCGCACTAAAGATTTTGAAAAGATTTTCCAAAGCGTGCGAGAAAATTTAAAAAAAATGACCGGTTTAGAAGAAGTTTTGCTTTTAAGCAGCAGCGGGACGGGGGCTATGGAAGCGAGTGTGATTTCCTTATGTCAAAAAGAGTTGCTGTTTGTTAATGCGGGTAAGTTTGGCGAAAGGTTTGGCAAGATCGCTAAAGCCCATTCAATCAAAGCCCATGAATTAGTCTATGAATGGGACACACCGGCTCAAGTGGATGAAATATTAAACGTGCTTAAAGCCAACCCTAACATTGATGCGTTTTGCATTCAAGCATGCGAGTCTAGTGGGGGGTTACGACACCCTATAGAAAAAATCGCTCAAGCCATTAAAGAAACTAACCCGAATGTTTTTGTAATAGTAGATGCGATCACCGCTTTAGGGGTTGAGCCTTTAGAAATAACGCATGTGGATGCGCTCATTGGAGGGAGTCAAAAAGCGTTCATGCTGCCTCCTGCGATGAGCTTAATCGCATTGAGCCAAAAGGCAATTGATCGCATAGAAGAACGCGATGTGGGGTTTTATTTTAATTTGAAGAGCGAATTAAAAAACCAAAGAAACAACACCACAAGCTACACTGCTCCTATTTTACACACTTTAGGGTTGCAGCGCTATTTTGAATTGGTGCAGAATTTAGGGGGCTTTGAAGTGCTCTATCAAGAGACTAAAAGAGTTGCTTTAGCCACTCAAAAAGCCGTTTTAGCGCTGGGTTTAAAGATTTTCCCTAAAAGCCCGAGCTTGAGCATGACAACGATTGTTAGCGAGCATGCCAAAGAATTAAAAAACCTTTTGAAAGAAAAATACCAGGTGCAATTTGCGGGCGGTCAAGAGCCTTATAAAGACGCGCTCATTCGCATCAACCACATGGGGATCATTCCTGTTTATAAAAGCGCTTACGCCTTAAACGCCCTAGAATTAGCCTTAAACGATTTGGATTTAAGGGAATTTGACGGCGTGGCGAATACAACTTTTTTGAAGCAATATTACGAAATTTAA
- a CDS encoding ribose-phosphate pyrophosphokinase, with translation MKVRGFKIKMRGFKIFSGSAHPAFGKEVSKHLGIPLSKAVIGKFSDGEINIQISESVRGKDIFIVQPTCVPVNDNLMELLVMVDALRRSSANSITAVLPYFGYARQDRKAAPRVPITAKMVANLMQEVGIERIITMDLHAGQIQGFFDVPVDNLYGSIVFRDYIRSKALKNPVIASPDVGGVTRARYFANQMGLDLIIVDKRREKANESEVMNIIGSAKEHDVILVDDMIDTAGTICKAALALKEQGATSVMALGTHAVLSGNAIKRIKESALDEVVVTNSIPLVQKCDKITTLSVASLFAEVIRRIYHNESVQSLFT, from the coding sequence ATGAAGGTGCGTGGGTTTAAGATAAAGATGCGTGGGTTTAAAATTTTTTCAGGGAGCGCTCACCCTGCATTTGGTAAAGAAGTGTCAAAGCATTTAGGCATTCCCTTATCCAAAGCGGTGATAGGCAAATTCAGCGATGGCGAAATCAATATCCAAATCAGCGAATCGGTGCGCGGTAAGGATATTTTTATTGTCCAGCCCACTTGCGTGCCGGTTAATGACAATTTAATGGAATTGTTAGTCATGGTAGATGCTTTAAGGCGCAGTTCGGCCAATTCTATCACAGCGGTGTTGCCGTATTTTGGCTATGCCAGACAGGACAGAAAAGCGGCCCCAAGAGTGCCTATCACGGCTAAAATGGTCGCTAATTTGATGCAAGAAGTGGGGATTGAAAGGATCATTACAATGGATTTGCATGCCGGGCAGATCCAAGGCTTTTTTGATGTGCCGGTGGATAATTTATACGGATCTATCGTTTTTAGAGATTATATCCGCTCTAAAGCGTTAAAAAACCCTGTGATCGCTAGCCCTGATGTGGGTGGGGTTACAAGAGCCAGGTATTTTGCCAATCAAATGGGCTTAGATTTAATCATCGTGGATAAGCGCCGTGAAAAAGCTAATGAAAGCGAAGTGATGAATATTATCGGCTCAGCAAAGGAGCACGATGTGATTTTAGTGGATGATATGATTGATACCGCAGGCACGATCTGTAAAGCCGCTTTGGCCTTAAAAGAACAGGGGGCAACTTCTGTCATGGCGTTAGGCACGCATGCGGTTTTGAGCGGGAATGCGATCAAGCGCATTAAAGAAAGCGCGTTAGATGAAGTGGTGGTAACTAATTCTATCCCTTTAGTTCAAAAATGCGATAAAATCACCACCTTAAGCGTAGCGTCCTTATTTGCGGAAGTGATCAGAAGGATTTATCATAACGAAAGCGTCCAATCGCTTTTCACTTAA
- the estV gene encoding lipase EstV, whose protein sequence is MAKRSIAYLDSVFDISYTFIDHHSPLNALFLHGWGSSKEIMQQAFQGCFLNYNHLYVDLPGFNQSPNDEKVLETKDYANIINLFLKSVDKKAHVAFGHSFGGKVAILCENERMVLLSSAGILEPKPLKVHCKILLAKIFKKLGLNLGFLRSKDAMGLNQAMYETFKKVVSEDFSDHFKRCEKEVLLFWGKDDKATPLSSAQKMQTLLKRSALFVLEGDHFFFLNQAKEIEKLVENYHHAKS, encoded by the coding sequence ATGGCCAAACGCAGTATCGCTTATTTGGATAGCGTTTTTGACATTTCCTACACTTTTATAGACCACCATAGCCCTTTAAACGCCTTGTTTTTGCATGGCTGGGGGAGTTCTAAAGAGATCATGCAACAAGCGTTTCAAGGCTGTTTTTTAAATTATAACCATTTGTATGTGGATTTGCCCGGCTTCAATCAAAGCCCTAACGATGAAAAAGTCTTAGAAACTAAAGATTATGCTAATATCATCAACTTGTTCTTAAAAAGCGTGGATAAAAAAGCGCATGTAGCCTTTGGGCATAGCTTTGGAGGGAAAGTGGCGATCTTGTGTGAAAACGAACGGATGGTTTTATTGAGCAGCGCTGGGATTTTAGAGCCAAAACCCTTGAAAGTACATTGTAAAATCCTTTTAGCTAAAATCTTTAAAAAATTAGGCTTGAATTTAGGGTTTTTGAGGAGTAAGGACGCTATGGGACTTAATCAAGCGATGTATGAAACCTTTAAAAAAGTAGTTAGCGAAGACTTTAGCGATCATTTCAAACGATGCGAGAAAGAAGTTTTATTATTTTGGGGTAAAGATGATAAAGCAACCCCCTTAAGCTCCGCTCAAAAAATGCAAACCTTATTGAAAAGAAGCGCGTTATTCGTTTTAGAAGGGGATCATTTCTTTTTTTTAAACCAGGCAAAAGAGATTGAAAAACTAGTGGAGAATTATCATCATGCAAAGTCTTAG
- a CDS encoding phosphatidylglycerophosphatase A, which yields MNKFSLRTCFLTLFFSGYSKKAPGTIGSLVALLLGLPILFFSANTLFLGAVFVGLIAIAQIDKEEEESKIHDSSYIVIDELVGMWLAMAISGLSLAGVILSFIFFRIYDITKPSLIGKIDKEVKGGLGVVADDALAGVLAGLSVLLVINVLGFFNIKL from the coding sequence TTGAATAAATTCAGTCTTCGCACGTGTTTTTTAACCCTTTTTTTTAGCGGGTATTCCAAAAAAGCTCCTGGAACGATAGGGAGTTTAGTAGCGTTGTTACTGGGCTTACCTATTTTATTTTTTTCGGCTAACACTTTGTTTTTAGGGGCGGTTTTTGTTGGGCTTATCGCTATCGCTCAAATAGATAAGGAAGAAGAAGAGAGTAAGATCCATGACAGCTCTTACATTGTGATAGACGAATTAGTGGGCATGTGGCTGGCGATGGCGATTAGCGGGTTATCGTTAGCGGGTGTGATCTTGAGTTTTATCTTTTTTAGGATCTATGATATTACTAAGCCCTCACTCATTGGCAAAATAGACAAAGAAGTTAAAGGGGGCTTGGGGGTGGTGGCTGATGACGCTTTAGCGGGTGTTTTAGCCGGATTGAGCGTGTTATTAGTTATCAATGTTTTAGGATTTTTCAACATTAAACTTTAA
- a CDS encoding FtsW/RodA/SpoVE family cell cycle protein: MALDKRIWMHFDLLPFVFIIPLLVVSFVLIFESSAVLSLKQGVYYAIGFLLFWIVFFIPFRKLDRWLFVFYWACVILLALVDFMGSSKLGAQRWLVIPFTSITLQPSEPVKIAILLLLAHLIKINPPPFKGYDWGMFLKISFYICLPAALILKQPDLGTALIVLIMGFGILLIVGLRTRVWLPLFVALLVASPIAYHFLHDYQKKRIADFLSEKPNYHVMQSIIAIGSGGFLGKSKEACTQTKFKFLPIATSDFIFAYFVERFGFLGAMLLFAIYIGLSLHLFFYLFESNSDWFLKIVALGISILIFVYSSVNIAMTLGLAPVVGIPLPLFSYGGSSFITFMILFAILENLLAFRYIFGYNSEPSFGNFGFLAQLVRALGS, from the coding sequence ATGGCATTAGACAAAAGGATTTGGATGCATTTTGATCTTTTGCCTTTTGTGTTTATCATCCCCTTGTTGGTGGTTTCTTTTGTATTGATTTTTGAGAGCAGTGCGGTTTTGAGCTTGAAGCAAGGGGTTTATTATGCGATAGGGTTTCTTCTCTTTTGGATCGTGTTTTTTATCCCTTTCAGGAAGCTCGATCGGTGGCTCTTTGTGTTTTATTGGGCATGCGTTATTTTATTGGCGTTAGTGGATTTTATGGGTTCTAGCAAGCTTGGGGCGCAACGATGGCTAGTCATTCCTTTCACTTCTATCACCTTACAGCCCAGCGAACCCGTGAAAATCGCTATCCTTTTGTTATTGGCGCATTTGATTAAAATCAACCCGCCTCCTTTTAAGGGCTATGATTGGGGCATGTTTTTAAAGATTAGTTTTTACATTTGCTTACCGGCGGCTTTGATTTTGAAACAGCCTGATTTAGGCACGGCTCTTATTGTGCTGATCATGGGTTTTGGGATTTTATTGATCGTGGGTTTAAGAACTAGGGTGTGGCTCCCTCTTTTTGTCGCTCTTTTAGTGGCTTCGCCTATCGCTTATCATTTCTTGCATGATTACCAAAAAAAGCGCATCGCAGACTTTCTTTCTGAAAAGCCTAATTACCATGTCATGCAATCCATTATCGCTATAGGATCGGGCGGGTTTTTAGGCAAATCTAAAGAAGCCTGCACGCAAACCAAATTCAAATTTTTGCCTATTGCAACGAGCGATTTTATCTTCGCTTACTTCGTGGAGCGTTTTGGGTTTTTAGGGGCTATGTTGCTTTTTGCGATTTATATAGGCTTGAGTTTGCATTTATTTTTTTATCTGTTTGAGAGCAACAGCGATTGGTTTTTAAAGATTGTAGCCCTTGGGATTTCTATTTTAATCTTTGTTTATTCCAGCGTGAATATCGCCATGACTTTAGGGTTAGCCCCTGTGGTGGGGATTCCCTTACCCTTATTCAGCTATGGGGGGAGCAGTTTTATCACTTTTATGATCCTATTTGCAATCCTAGAAAACCTGCTTGCTTTTCGCTATATTTTTGGATACAATAGCGAACCATCTTTTGGGAATTTTGGATTCTTAGCTCAGCTGGTCAGAGCACTCGGCTCATAA
- a CDS encoding YcjF family protein → MGVKGFVRAYVRVNSVAFSFRGLKVPVEGLEELVDETKKCLSDAIKNKRRHFLSIQKVKIQERKQAMIEECKTIIHVASGAAGAAGLIPIPFSDALAIAPIQAGMIYKMNDAFGMDLDKSVGASLVAGLLSVTAVAQVGRTLVSGFLKFIPVVGSVAGGATAAVITEGIGFAYLKVLEKCFNDETGEVNLPDEVGMITSLFKENYLNLDTIKKLTQ, encoded by the coding sequence ATGGGGGTTAAAGGTTTTGTCAGAGCTTATGTGAGAGTCAATTCCGTTGCCTTTTCATTTAGGGGGTTGAAAGTCCCTGTTGAAGGTTTAGAAGAATTGGTAGATGAAACGAAAAAATGTCTTTCAGACGCTATAAAAAATAAGAGAAGGCATTTCTTGAGTATTCAAAAAGTTAAGATTCAAGAAAGAAAACAGGCCATGATAGAGGAATGTAAAACCATTATCCATGTTGCATCAGGAGCTGCAGGAGCGGCTGGACTTATCCCCATACCCTTTAGCGATGCACTCGCTATCGCGCCCATTCAAGCAGGAATGATCTATAAAATGAATGACGCTTTTGGAATGGATTTGGATAAATCTGTGGGTGCAAGTTTGGTCGCAGGATTGTTAAGCGTAACCGCTGTCGCGCAAGTGGGGAGAACGCTCGTTAGTGGTTTCCTTAAATTCATTCCTGTTGTGGGGAGTGTTGCAGGGGGCGCAACCGCTGCTGTTATCACAGAAGGCATTGGGTTTGCGTATTTGAAAGTGCTAGAAAAGTGCTTTAATGATGAGACGGGCGAAGTCAATTTGCCTGATGAAGTTGGCATGATCACTTCTCTCTTTAAGGAGAATTATCTCAACTTGGATACAATCAAGAAATTAACACAATAA
- a CDS encoding HIT family protein: MQHLYAPWRESYLKEKDKSCVFCEISQNPTKDSENRVLYRNSDLFVVMNAYPYNPGHLLIIPHVHQASVELLELNTWLNMNILAPKVLKALYAYGAQGINLGLNLHRSAGAGIPDHLHMHLVPRFLGDSNFISVIAQTRVCGIDLNETYLTLKNLLEKELG; this comes from the coding sequence ATGCAACATTTATACGCTCCTTGGCGCGAAAGTTATTTGAAAGAGAAAGATAAGAGTTGTGTCTTTTGTGAAATTTCTCAAAACCCTACAAAAGATTCAGAAAACAGAGTGCTTTATAGAAATAGCGATCTCTTTGTTGTGATGAACGCCTACCCTTATAACCCAGGGCATTTGTTGATCATTCCCCATGTGCATCAAGCGAGCGTTGAACTTTTGGAGCTGAATACTTGGCTGAACATGAATATATTAGCGCCTAAAGTGTTAAAAGCGTTGTATGCTTATGGCGCTCAAGGGATTAATTTAGGTTTGAATTTACACAGAAGTGCCGGAGCAGGGATTCCTGATCATTTGCACATGCATTTAGTGCCTAGGTTTTTAGGCGATAGCAATTTTATAAGCGTTATCGCTCAAACCAGGGTGTGCGGGATTGATTTAAATGAAACCTATCTTACCTTAAAAAACTTATTAGAAAAGGAGCTTGGTTGA
- a CDS encoding GTPase, with translation MEHDGHDKLNGILRGFLGDSFTLDGKEGGLNMSKMLEFIKKEKPKMNVLLMGGTGVGKSSLINALFGKEIAKAGVGKPITQHLEKYIDEQKGLILWDTKGIEDKDYHDTVQSIKKEMEDSFKTLSEKEAIDVAYLCVKETSSRVQERESY, from the coding sequence ATGGAACACGACGGGCATGATAAACTGAACGGCATTTTGCGTGGCTTTTTAGGCGACTCATTCACGCTTGATGGGAAAGAGGGAGGATTGAACATGAGCAAGATGCTTGAATTTATCAAAAAGGAAAAACCAAAGATGAACGTTTTGCTCATGGGGGGTACTGGGGTGGGTAAAAGCTCGCTCATTAACGCTCTCTTTGGTAAAGAAATCGCTAAAGCAGGCGTAGGAAAACCTATCACTCAGCACCTTGAAAAATACATTGATGAACAGAAGGGCTTGATTTTGTGGGACACTAAAGGCATTGAAGATAAAGATTACCACGACACCGTGCAAAGCATTAAAAAAGAAATGGAAGATTCTTTTAAAACGCTTAGCGAAAAAGAAGCCATTGATGTGGCGTATTTGTGCGTTAAAGAGACTTCTAGTAGGGTTCAAGAGAGAGAGAGTTATTAA
- a CDS encoding phosphoribosyltransferase — protein MHYSYEAFLKDSLELVKQVERICGVPEALVCVMRGGMTLAHFLSLHWNLREVYGINAISYDTTHRQNALKIENIPTIKERLKTILVVDEIVDSGNSLEAVLKVLQEKHPDKKFYSASLFQKTSAKYKADAFLKDAPEWIDFFWEVDLKNLKSH, from the coding sequence ATGCATTATTCTTATGAAGCCTTTTTGAAAGACAGCTTGGAGTTAGTAAAACAAGTAGAGCGAATTTGCGGTGTCCCAGAAGCCCTTGTGTGCGTGATGCGAGGGGGCATGACTTTAGCGCATTTTTTGAGTTTGCACTGGAATTTAAGGGAAGTTTATGGCATCAATGCGATTTCTTATGACACCACCCACCGACAAAACGCCCTAAAAATTGAAAATATCCCCACGATCAAAGAGCGTCTAAAAACCATTTTAGTGGTAGATGAAATCGTAGATAGCGGTAATTCTTTAGAAGCGGTGCTTAAAGTGTTGCAAGAAAAACACCCTGATAAAAAGTTTTATAGTGCGAGTTTGTTCCAAAAAACAAGCGCGAAATACAAAGCCGACGCGTTTTTGAAAGACGCTCCTGAATGGATTGATTTCTTTTGGGAAGTGGATCTGAAAAATCTAAAAAGCCATTAA
- a CDS encoding D-alanine--D-alanine ligase translates to MEFCVLFGGASFEHEISIVSAIALKGVLKDRIKYFIFLDENHHFYLIEESNMHSKYFAQIKEKKLPPLILTHNGLLKNSFLGAKIIELPLVINLVHGGDGEDGKLASLLEFYRIAFIGPRIEASVLSYNKYLTKLYAKDLGVKALDYVLLNEKNRANALDLIGFNFPFIVKPNSAGSSLGVSVVKEEKELNYALDSAFEYSKEVLIEPFIQGVKEYNLAGCKIKKDFCFSHIEEPNKQEFLDFKQKYLDFSRNKAPKASLSNALEEQLKENFKKLYSDLFDGALIRCDFFVIENEVYLNEINPIPGSLANYLFDDFKTTLENLAQSLPKTPKIQIKNSYLLQIQKNK, encoded by the coding sequence GTGGAGTTTTGCGTTTTATTTGGTGGGGCGAGTTTTGAGCATGAAATCAGCATTGTGAGCGCGATCGCACTTAAAGGAGTGTTAAAGGATAGGATTAAATATTTTATTTTTTTAGATGAAAACCACCATTTTTATTTGATTGAAGAATCCAACATGCATTCAAAATACTTCGCTCAAATCAAAGAAAAAAAATTACCCCCCCTAATTCTCACACACAATGGCTTGCTTAAAAACTCGTTTTTAGGGGCTAAGATAATAGAATTGCCTTTAGTGATCAATCTTGTGCATGGGGGCGATGGCGAAGACGGGAAATTAGCGAGCTTGTTAGAATTTTATCGTATCGCTTTTATAGGTCCTAGGATTGAAGCGAGCGTGCTGAGTTACAACAAATATTTAACCAAGCTTTACGCTAAAGATTTAGGGGTAAAGGCTTTAGATTATGTTCTTTTGAATGAAAAAAACCGCGCTAACGCCTTGGATTTAATTGGGTTTAATTTCCCTTTCATTGTCAAGCCTAATAGCGCCGGAAGCTCCTTAGGGGTGAGTGTTGTGAAAGAAGAAAAAGAATTAAATTACGCTTTAGACAGCGCGTTTGAATATTCTAAAGAAGTTTTAATAGAGCCTTTCATTCAGGGAGTGAAAGAATACAATTTAGCCGGCTGCAAGATCAAAAAGGATTTTTGTTTTTCCCATATTGAAGAGCCTAACAAACAGGAATTTTTAGATTTCAAACAAAAATATTTGGATTTTTCACGCAATAAAGCCCCTAAAGCGAGCCTTTCTAACGCCCTAGAAGAACAATTAAAAGAAAATTTTAAAAAACTCTATAGCGATTTGTTTGATGGCGCGCTCATCCGTTGCGATTTTTTTGTCATAGAAAATGAAGTGTATCTTAATGAGATCAACCCCATTCCTGGCAGTTTAGCCAATTATTTGTTTGATGATTTTAAAACAACGCTAGAAAATTTAGCGCAATCATTACCCAAAACCCCTAAAATCCAAATCAAAAACTCTTATTTGTTGCAAATCCAAAAGAATAAGTAA